A genomic stretch from Neomonachus schauinslandi chromosome 16, ASM220157v2, whole genome shotgun sequence includes:
- the BSPH1 gene encoding binder of sperm protein homolog 1, with product MFLFGRHKNSEINISFKFSFSETIIHFPEVKDGKCFFPFHYKNEIFYDCIKFRTKHKWCSLNETYQGYWKYCSEDDFAKCVFPFWYRHMIYRECTEDGDAFGKKWCSLTQHYNKDKIWKYCD from the exons ATGTTCTTGTTTGGAAGACATAAGAATAGTGAAATAAATATCagcttcaaattttctttttcagaaactaTAATTCACTTTCCAGAAGTCAAAG atGGCAAATGTTTCTTTCCATTCCactacaaaaatgaaatattctatgACTGCATCAAGTTCAGGACGAAACACAAGTGGTGTTCCCTAAATGAGACTTACCAAGGATATTGGAAATACTGCTCTGAAGATG ACTTTGCAAAATGCGTGTTTCCCTTCTGGTACAGACACATGATCTACCGGGAATGTACTGAAGATGGGGACGCTTTTGGGAAAAAATGGTGTTCGCTGACCCAGCATTATAACAAGGACAAGATTTGGAAATACTGTGACTGA
- the LOC110572820 gene encoding 60S ribosomal protein L36a-like, translating into MVNVPKPAGLFCKKCDKHLPHKVTQYKKGKDSLYARESGVMTLWKQSGYGGQTKPIFWKKAKSTKKIVLRLECVEPNCRFKRMLAIKRCKHFELGGAKKRKGQVIQF; encoded by the coding sequence ATGGTGAACGTTCCTAAACCCGCCGGACTTTTCTGCAAGAAGTGTGACAAGCACCTACCCCACAAAGTGACACAATACAAGAAAGGCAAAGATTCTCTTTATGCCAGGGAAAGTGGCGTTATGACGTTATGGAAGCAGAGTGGCTATGGTGGGCAGACTAAGCCGATTTTCTGGAAAAAGGCTAAATCTACAAAGAAGATTGTGCTGAGGCTTGAATGTGTTGAGCCCAATTGCAGATTTAAGAGAATGCTGGCTATTAAGAGATGCAAGCATTTTGAACTGGGAGGAGCTAAGAAGAGAAAGGGCCAAGTGATCCAGTTCTAA